Within Deltaproteobacteria bacterium, the genomic segment TTACAACCCAATGCTCTGTTCTGTGATGATGCATCTGCAAACTCAAAGACTCTTTTGGATTTACTGTAATTTTTTTTATTCTAAACCTCTCTCCTGTATCCAGAACCGTATATTCTCCCCATGGACGATATGCGGTTTTATGTTCAAGCGCTTCTTTTCTTCCATTTTTATTCAATGTTCCTACAATTTTCTTTACTTCCTGCGCCTTTTCCTTAGATGCAACAAGCACTGCATCATCCGTTCCTACAATCAAAAGGTTTTCTAATCCAGCACAGGCAATCAATCTTTTATCTCCAATAATGAGGGAATTTTTTACATCCCGTGTTAAGATATCACCAATGACTACATTTCCTTCCTTGTCTTTTTCATATAGCTCATAGAATGCCTGCCAGGAACCAATATCACTCCATTCAATATCAAGGGGAATGGTAACCACATTGTCTGCTTTCTCCATTATGGCATAGTCTATGGAAATGGACGGAACATTTGTCAATGCTTCTTTCAGAAGTTTTTTATTCTTTAAGTCTACATCTTCTAAGGGCTCGTATATATCCGGTGCGTATGTTTTGAATGCTTCCATTATGGTTTTTATGGAAAATGCAAACATACCAGAGTTCCACAGATATTTGCCATTTCTTAAATACTCTTTTGCCTTCTGTTCGGAAGGTTTTTCTGTAAATTTTTCCACCTTATAAACATCTTGTTTGTTACCTGCCACCTCTAACTTACCACCTCTTTTTATATACCCATATCCTGTTTCTGGGGATGTGGGGTTTATACCAAATGTAACGATACAATTAGATGCTATGTTAGAGACCTTTTCCACAATTTCAGTGAATCTGTCTTCTTTTTTTATGAAATGGTCTGATGGACAAACAAATATTGTTTCATTTTCGTCTATATTTAATATATCTTTCATCCATCTTGCACAAAGAAATATCGCTGGCGCAGTATTCTTAGGTATTGGTTCAACAATTATATTTTTTTCTCCTATATCAAATCCTTCCAATTCTTTTTTTACATGAAAGAAATAATCCCAGCCTGTGGAAACAAATATATTCTCTGGTTTTGTAAGCTTTAAACATCTTTCTATTGTCTTTTGAAAAAATGATTTTTCACTAATCTTTAAAAATTGTTTTGGGTAATCCTTTCGCGACAAAGGCCACAATCTTTCGCCTTTTCCTCCCGCAAGAACAACTATTGTCATAAAAAAACCCTCCTTAGAAGTTTTTTTACGGAAATCCGCAGAATTTTCATAAGAATCTCCTTCAAAATCAACCGCCTATTCACTATTTATTTCTTTATGGTAAGAAGTGTAAGTGTGAGTGGATGCGTTAATAGTTGATAGCGGATGGTGAATGGTTGATAGCAGATAGTGGAAGAAGTGATGAGTAACTCGTGATTGGCGAAGCGTGATTAGGGAGTGGAAGTAGGAAGACAAGCTACCGCCCTTCTATTTTCAACATAACCTGCAGTTTATGATTCTGCAGATAAAATGTGAAACGAAACATGTTTATTTAATGAACAAGATAACAGAGTATCCTATTATTGTCAAGGCGGGTAGCGGGATAAACTTAGCTTTTCATCCAGCTTTCTACACTGTCATCTCTTCTAAACACGGTTCCTGTAAATAAACCAACCAGCACGCCATCTTCTCGTTTAATTTCAATCTTATAAATAGCAGTATGTCGGCTTTTTGCCTCTTCGGTAGCAACAGCTTTAAGTATATTCCCTTTCTTGCTGGAAGCAGGAAAGTTTATATGCGCATTTAGAGCCACAGCCACTTGACCCCAACTATTAGATGCTACTGCAAAGGCAAAATCAGCCAGAGCATAGATGGCCGCTCCGTGTGTAATTCCCACCGCATTTAACATTTTGTCTGTTACTTTCATTTCTACTGCACATCCTCCTAATTTTGCCTCCGTAACCTTCATTCCAAAGTTCACCGCTATCTGGTCATTTTTGTTCATCCATTGCGCAATTCGCCAGGCTTTATCTTCCACTTTAACCTCCAATTTCTTATACTTATCAGTTTCTCCCAAATCTTAAAAACGCTTAAGAAAAATAGAAATAGCAAAAACCACTCCCATAGTCAAAACAATAGTCGCTCCAGAGGGAAGATTAAGCAAATAGGAAAGCCATATCCCAATAATCGTTAGAATTGTAGCTGAAATAATAGAAAAGAACATAAGTTGTTTGAGGCTATGAGCAAAGCGCTTTACTACAGCAGAGGGAATAGTTAACAATGCAATAACCAGAATGATACCCACAATCCGAATTAACACCACAACACTCAAAGCCACAAGACAAAGCAACAAGAGATATAATCCTTCTACGGGCATACCCATAACCTCTGCAAATTCTTCATCAAAACAAATAGCAAGAAATTCTTTATAGAAAAGAAAGGTAGTTAAAATGATCACTATATCCAGGATAAGCATCAGCTTTAAATCTAAAGGAGAAACAGTCAAGATGTTGCCAAAAAGATAGCCGAACAGGTCTGGTGCATATCCGGGAGTTAAGGCAACAAACAGGATACCTATGGCCATTCCAACAGACCAGAATGCACCGATAGTAGTATCTATATGAACCTTTGTTCTCCTTGATATTAATCCAATACCTATGGCTGATAAAAGGCTAAAAGGAATAGCAGTGAGAATGGGGTTTAAACCGATGAAATATCCTATACCAATTCCACCGAATGCCGCATGAGAAATTCCACCACTGATAAACACTATTCGTTTTGCCACCACGAAACTTCCCACAATACCACAGGCAATACCCGCCAAAAGTGCCGCCAGCAAAGCATACTGCATAAAACTGTATTGCAATATACTCATTCGTGTTTCTCTAAAACCCGATAGGGTGTTTCGTGAAGGATAAGGTCAACAGGAAACTGGTATGTTTCAGCCAGCTTTCTTATACCTATTTTTTTATCACCATGATAACACAACTTGCGA encodes:
- a CDS encoding mannose-1-phosphate guanylyltransferase/mannose-6-phosphate isomerase, with product MTIVVLAGGKGERLWPLSRKDYPKQFLKISEKSFFQKTIERCLKLTKPENIFVSTGWDYFFHVKKELEGFDIGEKNIIVEPIPKNTAPAIFLCARWMKDILNIDENETIFVCPSDHFIKKEDRFTEIVEKVSNIASNCIVTFGINPTSPETGYGYIKRGGKLEVAGNKQDVYKVEKFTEKPSEQKAKEYLRNGKYLWNSGMFAFSIKTIMEAFKTYAPDIYEPLEDVDLKNKKLLKEALTNVPSISIDYAIMEKADNVVTIPLDIEWSDIGSWQAFYELYEKDKEGNVVIGDILTRDVKNSLIIGDKRLIACAGLENLLIVGTDDAVLVASKEKAQEVKKIVGTLNKNGRKEALEHKTAYRPWGEYTVLDTGERFRIKKITVNPKESLSLQMHHHRTEHWVVIKGMAKIRIGDKELFIHEGESTFVPKSTLHKLENPGKVPLEIIEVQNGEYVEEDDIIRFEDKYGRAERNYDKS
- a CDS encoding hotdog fold thioesterase codes for the protein MEDKAWRIAQWMNKNDQIAVNFGMKVTEAKLGGCAVEMKVTDKMLNAVGITHGAAIYALADFAFAVASNSWGQVAVALNAHINFPASSKKGNILKAVATEEAKSRHTAIYKIEIKREDGVLVGLFTGTVFRRDDSVESWMKS
- a CDS encoding metal ABC transporter permease, encoding MSILQYSFMQYALLAALLAGIACGIVGSFVVAKRIVFISGGISHAAFGGIGIGYFIGLNPILTAIPFSLLSAIGIGLISRRTKVHIDTTIGAFWSVGMAIGILFVALTPGYAPDLFGYLFGNILTVSPLDLKLMLILDIVIILTTFLFYKEFLAICFDEEFAEVMGMPVEGLYLLLLCLVALSVVVLIRIVGIILVIALLTIPSAVVKRFAHSLKQLMFFSIISATILTIIGIWLSYLLNLPSGATIVLTMGVVFAISIFLKRF